TTCTCGCGCTGGCGTTCGACCTGCTCGCGGTAAAACTCCTTCTGTCCCGTGAATGCCGAGTAGTTCCCTTTGTAGGAGGTTATCCTGCGGTTGAAGACGTCCCATATGTTGTCGACGACGCGGTCGAGAAAGAAACGGTCGTGAGAGCTTATAACGAGAGCGCCCCGAAAACCCTTGATGAACTCCTCCAGCCACTCTATTGACGGCAGATCGAGGTGATTGGTTGGCTCGTCGAGCAAGAGCAGGTCGGGCTCTTCCAAAAGCATCCGCGCAAGGGCGATGCGCATCTGGTAGCCGCCGGAGAACTCGCGGCATGGACGGTTGAAGTCATTCTTGTGGAATCCGAGTCCTTCGAGTATCTCTTCGGTGCGGGATTCGAATGTGTAGCCGTCCTGCGCGTACTCTTCCTGCAGACGGCTGTAGCGCGAAAGAATCTTTTCAAGCTCCCTTGGCGCAAGCGATGTATCCTGCATCTTAGCCTCGAGTTCGTGCATCGCAAGCCTGATTTCATGTATGTGATCGAATGCCTTGACGGCCTCGTCGAATACGCTCTCAGAACCGAGTACGACCTCCTCCTGAGGCAAGTATCCGATTCTCAGGTTTTTGGGCATCTCTATAGAGCCTTCGTCCGGGGAACGCTCGCCTACGAGAAGCCGGAACAAAGTGGTCTTTCCTGTACCGTTTGCTCCGACAAGACCTATGCGTGCGCGTTCCCCTATGACGAGGTTGGCCTCGGAGAATAACGCCCGCGCCCCGAACCAGACGCCTGCATCCTTTAAAAGTATCATGCGTTTTTCCTCTATCCGTTTCTTGCGAGCTTGCCTTTTCGCTTGGCCCATCTCTCGGCGGTGTTGAAGATTAAAAAGCCGAGAGGGATCAGTACGGCTCCTATACCGGCCAGAAGACCGATTGCGGGGCCGAGTTCCCTGAAGGAGGCTCCTTCAAGAAGCGCCGCTCTAATCGCCTTCAGCGTGTATGTTGCGGGCGATATGACCGAGAGCGGCTGAAGCCAGCGCGGCAGCACATCAACCTCGTAGTATACTCCGGATACGAGAAGTATCAAAGCCTGGAATATGTGCGAGGCCTGCGCGCCGCGTTCGGTCGATAGCAGAGGAAGGATTGCGGCGATGAGTCCCATGCCGATGAACGAGAGGCCGGATACGAGGAGCACGACGAGAGCTCCGAGTATGTTGGCGTTCTTGAGCGATAGTCCGAGAAAGAGTACGATTGCTCCGAGAAGAAGCACGGAGCGCAGGACACCATAGACTACGGCATAGAAGCAGTTTCCGAGGAGGTATGTGAGCCGGTGCATGGGCGCCATGAAGCTGTACTCGATTGTACCTTCCCAGCGCTCCCACTGAACCTGTTCGGCAAGCTCGTGGAACAGAAGGGACAGGAAACCCCATATGAGGGCGCCTATCACGAGATACATCACGTACTCCTTGCCCATCTTTACGCCGATGAAGCCGATGCATAGCGAGTTGACGATGGAGTAGAACACGAATACCGTCTCCCACGCTATGTAGCGCTTGATGAGCATGAAGTTGCGCTCAATCATCGCAAGGAACCGCAGCCTCATGCGCGGGGTTGACCCGCGGGGCACCATCGGCTCGAAGGTGCCGGGAGGGGACGCGGACGTTTGGAATATGGATTGTTTCATTTTTTTCTCCTTTCTATAAAGGTTTATCGGTTTAGAGTCTATCGCACTTCAAGGCGCCTGAGGATACAGACTTGCCGATGGTCCTAGCTCGTCTTTCTTGTTCGCGGGCGCTTTCTTTAAACTGCTTGCGATTCCCGAGGATTTTGCCAAGCAGTTCCTTCATATGCTCTTCATCTCCGCTAAGCAGGCTCAGTATTTGCGCAATACCGGGAACCGTTGGTCCTGCGCTTGCGAAACCCGCCTGATCGCGGGCGTAATGTGGCGTCATTTTTCTCCTTTCTACGTTTTCATTGCGGCTTTACGACTGCCGCCAGCGACGATTATTTTTTCTCCTCTTCGATGTCATCGTCGCTGTCTTCGACCCACTCCTTGTGGGTGAGTTCAAGGAAGACGTCCTCAAGGGTCGCGTGGTTGGAGCCTCTGCGAACAGAGACTATCTCCTTAAGACCTGCCGGAGTGTCGAGCGCCACGATTCGTCCCTTGTCTATGATAGCGACTCTATCGCACAGGGCTTCAGCCTCGGCCATGTCGTGCGTGGTCAGGAAGATCGTCAAGTCCGTCTCTTTTCTTAGCTTCTGTACGTACGACTCAACCTCGCGCTTCGAACGAGGATCAAGGCCTGTCGTCGGCTCGTCCAGAAGAAGCACCCGCGGACGGTTTATTAGCGCTCGAGCAACAGCTACCTTCTGCTGCATCCCGCGGGATAAATCCTCCATCGGATCCGTGAAACGCTTCTCAGGGAACCCCATCTCGCTCAAGGCTTCAAGCGCCCGTTCCTTCGCCAGCTTGACGGGCACCCCGTAGAGCCTTGCCGAGTACCTAAGGTTCTCCCATGCCGAGAGCTTCTTGAAGAACGCGGCGTCCACAGACACCCGGCTAATGAGCTCGCGCACGGGGTAGGGCTTTGCGACCACGTCTAAGCCGCATACGAGCGCCTCTCCCTTGTCAGGATAGAGAAGGGTCGAGAGTATGCGAATGAGGGTCGACTTGCCTGACCCGTTCGGACCTATGAGTCCGAAACACTCGCCGGGACGTATGTCGAAGTTGATATCGATAAGGGCCGTTACCGGTTTCTTCCTTTTTATTATGCCGTCCACGTAGGTCTTTGAGATCCTCTGACAGCTTATTATCGGTTGCAAGTGCACCTCCGAATATCGAATGAAGGCTACTTTGACCTTTTCATTCAGGTTAAGTTGTTTTCCGAGCGCGCCGAGCACAAATCGTCGCGCTCGCCTCAAGTACCGCTCTGGCGAGACTTGAGGCTTAAAGCAAAAACCCCGGATTTCCCGGGGTTTTTGCGGTGTTATAAAGAGAACCCCGGGCTTGGATGCCCGGGGTTAAATTCTACAGATCTTGTAGGATTAGACTACGGGCACCCGATGGATACCTCAAGAGTAAACACGATTGCGGGAATCGTGCCCCATTGGTTGCAGTCTAATTTAAAGATCATTTTTTATCCTCCAAAAGTAAAAATTCCAACAATCAATTATACAGATTTTGAAACGCTTGTCAAGCCCTTAAATCACAATTTATAGGCATTAATGCGTTATGTCTCTGACTATAGTCAGGTTTTGTTGAGCGTTTGTCCACGTTGGATAACGGCAAAGATACTTGACATTTTTTAAAAATGGAGCATAGTAAGTGCAGATTAGAAAATTTTACGATTATTTATGGAGGACGCATGAAATTTTTACTAGTCTTTCTTTCACTTGCCGCATCCGTTTTCGGACAATACAGAATGGGAAAGCCTGACCTTATGATAAAACTGGACGAGGATACCCTTTATCTAGGCGACAACGTTTACAACGACAACGCCAACCGTCAGACGGAGTACGATACTG
This region of bacterium genomic DNA includes:
- a CDS encoding ABC transporter permease — encoded protein: MRLRFLAMIERNFMLIKRYIAWETVFVFYSIVNSLCIGFIGVKMGKEYVMYLVIGALIWGFLSLLFHELAEQVQWERWEGTIEYSFMAPMHRLTYLLGNCFYAVVYGVLRSVLLLGAIVLFLGLSLKNANILGALVVLLVSGLSFIGMGLIAAILPLLSTERGAQASHIFQALILLVSGVYYEVDVLPRWLQPLSVISPATYTLKAIRAALLEGASFRELGPAIGLLAGIGAVLIPLGFLIFNTAERWAKRKGKLARNG
- a CDS encoding ABC transporter ATP-binding protein, yielding MSCQRISKTYVDGIIKRKKPVTALIDINFDIRPGECFGLIGPNGSGKSTLIRILSTLLYPDKGEALVCGLDVVAKPYPVRELISRVSVDAAFFKKLSAWENLRYSARLYGVPVKLAKERALEALSEMGFPEKRFTDPMEDLSRGMQQKVAVARALINRPRVLLLDEPTTGLDPRSKREVESYVQKLRKETDLTIFLTTHDMAEAEALCDRVAIIDKGRIVALDTPAGLKEIVSVRRGSNHATLEDVFLELTHKEWVEDSDDDIEEEKK